The genomic segment GCCACGTCCGACATAGCGTTTGGCAATACTTACGACAAGTCGAAGATTGGCTTCGGCTAGCCGACGTTTTGCACTTTCATCTCCCTGCTCCATTCTTTTGGCAAGTTCAATTTCTTCTTCAGCAGACAACAAAGGAACCCGCCCAATTTCCTTCAAATACATCCGAACCGGATCATCAATGCCTACTCCTTCAGGAACCGAAAGATCAACTTCAGTCTCTTCCTCTTCCTGCGGATCTTCAACATCATCAGAGGTCTTTTCTAGAACTTCACTCTCTTCACCTGGTTCAGGTATAACTTCAATACCCATATGCCCTAGTTGCTCATATACCTCATCGATTTGGTCGGCTGTGAGCTCAATTCCTTGGAGGGTATCCATAATTTCGTGATATGTGAGGGAACCCTTTTTCTTTCCATCTTGAATGAGACTTTTAACGGCATCAATCCGCTTTTGCTCATCATCCTTGGATTCCTTTCCTTCCTTGGGATTGTGTTTTTGCGTGCTCAAAACCTTACTTTTCGCCACTTTTCAACCGCTCTCCTATCTCTTTTAACAGGGCCATCGCCCCTGCCATATCACCGGATTTTTCTAAAGATACCATACGGGTCTGCAATTCTTCTACCGTTTCTTCCGACTGGATCGACCGAATTTGACGTAAACAATCCTGAAAAAGCTTTTCCGGCTGAGAAACATCTGCCTCTTCAACCATGATATTCGCGATTTGGCTTTGTAATTCTTCCGACACATTGATCGGAATTCCTGTTCTGTTTTGAAGTTGAACTTCCTCAATCGCGTTAAAAAGTTGTTGATGGATTGGGACTTTCCAAAAATCCTTATCGAGTTCCGCTTCGACTTGAGCGAAAGACACTAACTGTTCCAGCAAAAGGCGTAGAAGAATTCGTTCTGCCCGAATGACTCCGCTGGGTACCGGTATGGCAGAAGGAACAGGATTTACATACCTATTGATATTATCTCTGTTTTTCACAGAAATATCCTGATTTGCTGTGGAATATTCATTTTCTCGCAGATTTTTCGGCTTATTCCTGTCTTTACTTGCAATCTCTAACTGAACTGCCTCTAATGTAAGACCTAATTCCAAACTTAAAAAGCGTTCATACCCTTCTCTTTCGACTGGGCTCGTCACTTTAAGTATATCTCCAGCTAAGGCACTCACGAGTTCTCTTTTCTCTGGAGCACTATGCACTGAATGATCTTGGATATAAACCTGATATTTAAATTCAATATAAGGTTTAGCCTGATCCAAGTCTTCCTTGAACTTTTCAGAGCCTTGGGATTGTAGATATTCATCAGGATCTTTGGCCCCTACTAAGCTTAAAACATCAACTCGAAAGCCCTCTTCCTTCAATATCTCGCCCGCCCGAAGCGTCGCTTGAATCCCCGGCTTGTCTGAATCATAAACGACTACAATGCGTCGCGAGTAGCGTCTTAAAAGCTTGGCTTGATCTCTAGTGAGCGCTGTTCCCAAAGAAGCAACCGCATGTGTAAAACCCGCTTTTTGCAACGCGATGACATCCATGTACCCTTCACAAAGCAAAGCAAATCCGTATTCACGTATGCCTTGATAAGCTCGGTTCATTCCATATAAATGATGTCCTTTGCTAAAAAACGCAGTTTCTGGAGAGTTTAAATATTTGGGTAAAGCGTCATCTAATACACGTCCACCAAACGCAATCGGTTTCTGCCGTGAATCTAAAATGGCAAAAATAACACGATTACGAAAGCGGTCGTAATATCCCCGACTGACTTTGCCTTCATGAGCCTCTCGTTCAATGGCTAGACCGACTTCTGCTAATTCCTCAGGACGGACTCCCCGAGGCGCAAGTGCCTCAAGCAATCCCTCCCAACGTTCAGGTGCATACCCCAGCCGAAACGTATTCATCGTTTGGAGATCGACTCCCCGTTTCGAAAAATACTGCCGACCGGGTTCGCCCTCAGGTCGATTCATCAGAATATCATGAAAATAATCGGTGGCCAGTTCATGGAGCTCTTCCCAACGATGTCTACGGGCTTGTTGCTCCTTTTCTCGAGGCGAAAGTTCCTTTTCAGGAAGCATAATCCCATATTTATGAGCTAAATGCTCGAGCGTTTCAGGAAAACTCCAATTTTCTTTCTTCATCAGAAAGGAAAATGCATTCCCCCCCGCATGACAGCCAAAACAATAATACATCTGTTTATCTGGAGTCACGGTGAAACTTGGGGTTTTTTCGGAATGGAACGGACATAGTCCTAAAAAGTTTTTCCCTTTGCGCTGTAAAGAAACGTACTCAGAGATAATTTCTACAATATCTGCATGTATTCTAATGTCTTCAACGATATCTTCGGGAATTCTATAATCCACAGACTGTTTTTCGCCACCCATGCCACAATTTGTTTGTAATGTCAACCCTTGATATTGAATTCTTCGCCAAAAAGTCATGGATTCCTCTTTTTACCCGCGGTAAAAATCCGAATTGCGAATCATTCTTTCTTAAGTTTAGGAATTTCTATCTATACTTAGACTATTCTCTTTCGCTTCTGTTTTCTCCTCCCTCATTCGACTTTATTTTTAAGTTAACTTCATCTTTAAAACATGTTAGAATAAACTTAATCGAATCAATCAAAAATCTTCTTCATTACATATGAAAGGTGGAAATTTCATGTTTCTTAGAAAAACTCGGCCTCTCGCCTTAATTCTGATAGTTGTACTCGTTATGATGCTTGGAGTAACCGGTTGTGGGACAAGCAATCTACAAACTCAAGCCACCGCAACTCCAACCCCGAATGAAACGAACGCTGTTGCAAAT from the Desulfitobacterium metallireducens DSM 15288 genome contains:
- the dnaG gene encoding DNA primase, with the protein product MGGEKQSVDYRIPEDIVEDIRIHADIVEIISEYVSLQRKGKNFLGLCPFHSEKTPSFTVTPDKQMYYCFGCHAGGNAFSFLMKKENWSFPETLEHLAHKYGIMLPEKELSPREKEQQARRHRWEELHELATDYFHDILMNRPEGEPGRQYFSKRGVDLQTMNTFRLGYAPERWEGLLEALAPRGVRPEELAEVGLAIEREAHEGKVSRGYYDRFRNRVIFAILDSRQKPIAFGGRVLDDALPKYLNSPETAFFSKGHHLYGMNRAYQGIREYGFALLCEGYMDVIALQKAGFTHAVASLGTALTRDQAKLLRRYSRRIVVVYDSDKPGIQATLRAGEILKEEGFRVDVLSLVGAKDPDEYLQSQGSEKFKEDLDQAKPYIEFKYQVYIQDHSVHSAPEKRELVSALAGDILKVTSPVEREGYERFLSLELGLTLEAVQLEIASKDRNKPKNLRENEYSTANQDISVKNRDNINRYVNPVPSAIPVPSGVIRAERILLRLLLEQLVSFAQVEAELDKDFWKVPIHQQLFNAIEEVQLQNRTGIPINVSEELQSQIANIMVEEADVSQPEKLFQDCLRQIRSIQSEETVEELQTRMVSLEKSGDMAGAMALLKEIGERLKSGEK